One part of the Vicia villosa cultivar HV-30 ecotype Madison, WI linkage group LG6, Vvil1.0, whole genome shotgun sequence genome encodes these proteins:
- the LOC131613536 gene encoding uncharacterized protein LOC131613536: MELERRKTKKYTFKSLKVEELRKLGSLIVDQDKFCNKYGRILYLLKTNMKEGILSTFIQLYDPLYHCFTFPDYQLLPTLEEYSSITGLPITGRIPFTGLEEDPKSHDIAKFTHLKKDEIEKNMVTKGGLVGLPALFLIEKAISSSQERKEDDFEAVFSFLVYGLFLFPNIDNFVDMNASKIFMKGNPIPTLLGDTYYFTHLRNSYGKRMITYCTPLLYKWYISHFPNTSDFWNLQEGQRWSQKIMTLTNTDIDWTNNYFCRMKTLDSCGDFPNVPLLGTKRGISYNPVLARRQFGLPMDKRPRNILLDGFFLEEGIANK, from the coding sequence ATGGAACTTGAAAGAAGAAAGACCAAGAAGTATACTTTCAAGAGTTTAAAGGTAGAAGAGTTGAGAAAGCTAGGATCCTTGATTGTTGATCAAGATAAGTTCTGTAACAAGTATGGAAGGATATTGTATCTCCTCAAAACAAATATGAAGGAAGGAATTCTCTCTACATTTATCCAATTATATGATCCCttgtatcattgtttcacctttcctgattatcaactATTGCCAACATTGGAAGAATATTCAAGTATCACAGGGTTGCCCATTACTGGAAGGATTCCCTTTACTGGGTTAGAAGAAGATCCCAAGTCTCATGACATTGCAAAGTTTACCCACTTAAAGAAGGATGAGATTGAGAAGAATATGGTTACCAAAGGAGGATTAGTTGGACTACCTGCTCTGTTTTTAATAGAGAAAGCTATCTCCTCGTcacaagaaagaaaggaagatGACTTTGAAGCTGTCTTTTCCTTTCTTGTATATGGATTGTTCTTGTTCCCAAATattgacaactttgttgatatgaatgccAGCAAGATCTTTATGAAAGGAAACCCTATTCCTACCTTGCTAGGGGACACTTACTACTTCACCCATTTGAGGAATTCCTATGGAAAGAGAATGATTACTTACTGTACTCCTTTGCTATACAAGTGGTACATCTCTCATTTTCCAAATACCAGTGATTTTTGGAACCTCCAAGAAGGACAAAGATGGTCACAAAAGATTATGACTCTCACCAACACTGATATTGATTGGACCAACAACTACTTTTGTAGGATGAAGACTTTGGATAGTTGTGGTGATTTCCCTAATGTGCCCCTTCTTGGTACAAAAAGAGGAATCAGTTATAACCCTGTGTTAGCTCGTCGTCAATTTGGGTTACCTATGGACAAAAGACCAAGGAATATCTTATTGGATGGATTTTTCCTCGAGGAGGGAATTGCAAACAAATAG